The genomic segment GTGTGGCTTGTATGTTCAGGTATGACATGCCAGGCACGAAGCTCATATGTAAGCAGCGAGATCAAGTGGGGATACCGCTTCACACCGGTTCTCACCCTGGAAGATGGCTTCTATGAAGTGGATTACAACAGCTTCCACAACATCTACgagaccaccacccccagctgcAGCGCCAGAGAGCTGTCAGACATGAGTGGCAGGATGCGTCTCCCTCTCACCTGGTCACTGGCCAGCAAGCTGAGCCAGCAGGGCCTCCCTGACACCCATCTGGAGTCAAATGTGAAGAAACTGGCGGACCTGGACAGTAAGGAGGACACGAAGCAGCCGGAACGCAACGGGGAGATCGGAAGCATAGAGAGTGAATCAAAGGTCTGAGGAGCAGGCTGggcctgtatgtgtgcatggatgtgatGGCTGAGCAAGGGGGGATTCAAAGGTATGATTGAGAGTTCTGATTGGTACTGAGGTCCTCCAGGTGCAATGCGTTAACCAGGAAGCCCTGTGCTACCAGTACCACCCCAGGGTGACTGCCGTCTCATCTTATGTTGCATGTCCACACGATGTAAACCTCTCCACACAAAGTAAACCTGTCCACACGATGTAAACCTCTCCACACAAAGTAAACCTGTCCACACGATGTAAACCTCTCCACACAAAGTAAACCTGTCCACACGATGTAAACCTCTCCACACAAAGTAAACCTGTTCACACGATGTCAACCTGTTCGATGACGATATTTTCTATTCTAAAGTTCTAGGGAATTAGCATTTGTATTTTTGTACATAAAATTTTTGTTTCAACTGTAAATAGTAGAGACATTTGATAGAAATCATATAGATTAATAAATATTCTAAACGTTTTGTTGATTTGAAGTGAAATAAAGTAAACATAGTGAGCATGTGTCGTAACAGCAGCACAGTTCTGTGAATATAACGGTGATATGGTGATTAGcaaatgtgttttatattaGTACAACTCTAATGTAACTTACTAAATGTTTTGAACAATTCAGAATCGATTTTAATCTGATTTTATCTTTGTGAGAAGTCTAACCATTACAATGCACCTCAATGGCAATTGTTTGACACTTAAAAGcattatataatttataaaactgaatgccttaaataaatctCCCAGTTTAACTATTCTACGTGGAGAAAGAACGGACAGTGAAGAGTCAAAAGTACACTGTTTCTACCAACAGCTACAGCCCTGAGAGAGAGCTGAGATGCTTTACCATCAGGGCAGCTGTCGTTGTTGATTCCATCTAACAACTGCAGCCAGGAAGTAATGTTAGAAAGCCAGATCAAACCGCCCAAGAAGATTTGCAGTTAGGGAACAGCTAGCCTGAGAGAAGGCAATGAATATTATCACTAATCTAGTAACTTGTAATGCAAGCACTCTGCAAGCACAATAACTGAAATGGACTCCCTCCGTAGCGCCCATACACGCATATTCAAAGAGGCCGATTTTAACGAGTTTAGGGGACAGCAAATCCGACTGGTGCTCGGTCTGGATGTGAAGATCTGTCTTAATGGTAATTAATTTCACCTTCAAACATGTATTATAGTGATGTGTTGTCACATTTATTATGAAACAAGCCATTCCCTCGGCAGTATTGAAGCTGTAGAGACAGGCGGATTTTTAACCTGGAGGTTAAATTGATGCGGAGTAAAACAACTTCTCTTTGCTGAATCAGATCCAGGTCAGGCATTGGCACAGTCAACTTTAAACAGATATTCTCATTGTGTATTTAtctcactaatagctgacggatggctaTGCACTTTAAATGCATGATATACCAGATTACCAGTATCTAAGGGGATTACAGACGATCATCTAAGATAAATAATCATTGGTAAAGGCTAAGAAGAGGGTATGAGAGTTAAGTGTAAAAGGAGAGAGCATAAAGACAAGCTGCGGTACTTATTTGGCCTTTTTGGTTACACAAGGAGCTTGTATCAGTTTACAGGCCTTTTCAAAGATAGAGAGCATGTGcctaagtgtgcatgtgtgtgtgtgcgtgtgtgtgtgtgtgtgtgtgtgtgtgtgtgtgtgtgtgtgcgtgtgtgtgtgtgtgtgtctcattttgAGCTAGGAAGAAAATAATGTTTCATACCAATCCCTGTCAAATGTTCATTCGGGATCCTACATATGTATACATTAATGATTTTGATGacaattataatacaaaaagTGTATATGTGGTGGTTGCTGGCACGCAAGAAGCAAATGGTgatcttttgttttataacataaaatgtattacAAAACGTTGGGGGGACAAGGGTCTCTTTTAAAATTATTTTAGCTTCATGCACTGCATATGCTGTTCAGCATCTTCATGTTGTTAGAAAAATTACTTTCATACAAAAATGTTCAATGTCGAATGGCATTCAGCATAGTTGATTCTGATGATTATTTGGTCAATTGCATTATGTAAATGATATATGTTATGTAAATGACACAAGATGTAACATTTCAGTGTTATAAATTAATCTTCAACTTGACATGACACAAGAAGTCCTTaatgcaacacataaacacaagtgTGGAGTCTAAAAGAGTTATATCTTGTCTGTTTCGCAAAACACAGAAAATCGCTGTAACTTATTTATACAGCTTGAAAACATAAAATTGACTGACTGAAAGAAAAAGGCACCCTTAAAAAATTACTAATAAAATAGGTAAACAatacaaaccaaaacaacagcAGAAAATATTTTACACTGAGACCGTGACGTATTGGTCCTGATCAGTTGCCTTACAAAATGGGTCAAAATGGATAAATATTCACTTCCAAAAGCAGAATTTGTAATTGGACATAGTCTTTTTTAAGTACTATGGATTCTTTGAGCAATAGCAAACCACTGACCTTGATGGAAAAACAATTCTAATGGTTGCCTAGTTTGGTCTTTCTATTGGCTGCTGATAAAGACCAATGCCTCGTCTGCACTTATGTTGCCTAGAGTCCGCTTCAGGGCCTCCCGGTCAGGGCCACCTTGTCAGCCATCTTACTTTCAACACCCTTCCTGAGAACATCCTGACCACTTCAAAAAGTCATCTAACCTGCCACATTGTTCTCAGTGATATGGAGAAGGGTTCCATGTTCGGTACCATGACCTGAAAAACATCAACAATATTTTAGATTACtgccaataaaataaaaccgAGTTGTTACTTAGGTTGACCAATTATATAATTACTATATAAATGTTGTTGCAGTTGACTAAATTCATAGCTGAGTAAAAGTTAATGGATATCATAGCTGATCAGTTGTTCATGGATATCATAGCTGAGTAATAGATATCTTAGCTTAGCAATAGTTAATAGATATCATAGCTGAGTAAAGTTTAATGGATATCATAGCTGGGTAATATATATCTTAGCTGAGAAACCGTTCATAGATATCATAGCAAGCCGAGTAAAGGTTAATGGATATCATAGCTGAGTTAAAGTTAATGGATATAATAGCTGAGTAATAGATATGCTAGCTGAGTAAAAGTTAATGGATATGATAGCTGAGTAATAGATATCATAACTCATCATAGATATCATAGCTGAGTAATAGACATCATAGCTGATCATATTCTTGCATCCAGAATTGATTTATTATAATGTAGTTATGAGGTCGTACCCTGGTGCGCTATACGTTTGGTTGACCTGTGAGGGTAAAGTGGTTGAACATGTGGACATGATGTTGGGAGAAGCTCCGCGGCTGGCGCTGTTGGGAGAGGAACTGGAAGAGACTAGAGACAGTACACATGGAGAACATCACTGTGgtgcaaaggcacacacacgtcTGAACAGAGCATGCACTGCACATGCATGTCTGAAGCGTAATGATTTGTATTCTGTTCTGAGGCATGGTGAGGTGTACAGAAACAGAATAGATTGTAATTAAACCACTTGCCTCCTCCTGACGCCAGTGGGCTGAAGGGCCTGGACGAGGACGCCTGGATTTAAAAAGGAAATCATTGATTGGATTATTGGAAAGTATAAAATcccccatacacatacacttttactgtgtgtgtgtgtgtgtgtgtgcttgtgtgtattcaATATTTTATGCATATTGGCAGGGGTTTTGGTTCACCATTCTGTTGCTGAAGTTGTGTGATTTCATGGCCATGGTGGCCACAGGACAGTAgattctcttctctttctgccGGCGATTACAAAACCAAACCCGTACGACTTCTTTCTCCATAGAGAGGGATTCTGAGATGAGCGTTATCTCCTCCGAGTTCGGCTTTGGATTCTGAACAAAACAGaacatgttatttatttaaaggagataaaccccctgacccctgactgttgttttattttaccccccccccccccccttagttAACAGAGCACAGGTGTCAACGTTTAAGGGAGGGTCATCTAATGCAACTCTACAAGTGGTGTTAGGATTGATTTCAAACTTCCCCTTGATAGCAGCCTGTCGTATAGTGAACGACAATTTAATAAAACAATCAATCAATGTACTGCAAAAATCGTGTCATGCGTTTGTGATTCTttttatttgtgcgtgtgtgcgtgtgtgtgtgtgtgtgtgtgtgtgtgtatgtgtgtgtgtgtgtgtgtgtatttttgtgtgcgtTATCGCTCAACTCACATCAAGAAAGCGCTTCTCAAGCGTCTGCTTGATGTTGGTTTCAATGCtggtcctcttcttcctcttgcgGCCGTAGCCCTCGATCAGCGGGGGCAGCGAGGCGGGGCTGTTCATGGCGTCCGCCGGGGAGTTCTCTGCCAAAACACCAGACGTCAGAGCCGGACATCATGAGACATCACATAGACCCCGGACATCATGAGACATCACATAGACCCCGGACATCATGAGACATCACATAGACCCCGGACATCATGAGACATCACATAGACCCCGGACATCATGAGACATCAGATAGACCCCGGACATCATGAGACATCACATAGACCCCGGACATCATGAGACATCACATAGACCCCGGACATCATGAGACATCACATAGACCCCGGACATCATGAGACATCACATAGACCCCGGACATCATGAGACATCACATAGACCCCGGACATCATGAGACAATCACATAGACCCCGGACATCATGAGACATCACATAGACCCCGGACATCATGAGACATCACATAGACCCCGGACATCATGAGACATCACATAGACCCCGACATCATGAGACATCACATAGACCCCGGACATCATGAGACATCACATAGACCCCGGACATCATGAGACATCACATAGACCCCGGACATCATGAGACATCACATAGACCCTGGACATCATGAGCGGAACATCAAATAGACCCCGGTCATCAGGAGACGATCTCTAGTATATGATGAAACTACACCATAGTAAAATGTAATAATGTGTGTATTTTCTATATCAgtattattatgataattattGCAGGTCATTTTATTTAAAGCCATTTCAATGTTTCACATAAGTTCAAAAGGTCTCGAGCCATTTGAAATGCAATGCTGTTTAATAATCTTATTTTAGGAACCAATGAAACCAACAACAATTCATGAAAGAAGTTTAAAATTGCTTGATATGATTAGATGTTAAATTAGAAACACATTCATCTTAGATATCAATTGAATATGTTCCATTTAAAAGAATAGACAATAACTTAATTacgtgagtgctgcatgcagcgctcaactttGTTCTTcgtaaaggtcccatggcatgctactttatggatgcttttgaTGGATGctcacaatgagctttccaatccctttctcctcaatgtcgcagttcatgtacttcagggagtcaaagccaaagttcctttcccccaattccttcccaACCATGGCTAGGGGTCTCGTTGTGGAACTACCAGAGtagtcagagaacccgacgtgttacgtgccataacaccaacagcagaacggttatccaaatatcaaagaagtgtacaacatctgagttacagtgtgtgtattcacacacacgcagacacacacacacacacacacgtggcgctcgcacggtcgtagctcattggcggccaaattctctgggcgagCAAAGCATGGACCTAGGCCgaggcaaagcagagaaagtgGGGGTTGTTTGTCCCCGTAAGACGACATACGGGGAAAATTCAgattcagctactactactacttcagctactactactactacttcagcaattactactactactactactattactaccatTACTACAACCATTACAAAAGCTAGtaccactactgctactactatctTCCAGCTTTGACAGTATTACAGTTAAGCTTCCAGCTTTTGCAACAACGTATTTCAGCACTTtgcttctccagaaagaaaagCTCCAGAAAGCAACTTCTCCAGGTTTTTTAGCAGTGCACTTTAATTCATTAGACCTTTCAGATTTGtaagcagtgcagggcaatacatttcacctttcagattcttcagttcaattaaattcacatttctgaatttttagcaatgcttctcattcagctgtcaatttatttgtttccaaccatttacttgaaacatattttcaacctcactttgtactacagcacaccccgcattttctgcaggaaatgcattttctagttgatAAATGTTACTTTATGaatggtgtgtgtatttatgtgtgtgtgtgtgtgtgtgtgtgtgtgtgtgtgtgtgtgtgtgtgtgtgtgtgtgtgtgtgtgtgtgtgtgtgtgtgtgtgtgtgtgtgtgtatgtgcaagcgtgtgtgtgtgtgtgtgcgtgtgtgtgtgtttgtgtgtgtgtctctgcgtctctctgtgtctgattTATGAGATATTTGAAATATGTATCAAATGTTTTGTTGTGACATGACTTGGGTTTTTGGCGAAAATGGCCCAACAGTTGATCAGTTACCTTACCTGCATCACTCAACCACTTCTCCAGCAGGGGCTTCAGCTTGCACATGTTCTTGAAGCTCAGGTTCAGGGCCTCAAACCGAGAGATGGTTGTCTGACTGAAGTCATTCCCATAAAGCTTCCCCATCGCAAGGCCTACATCTCCCTGTGGAATACAGGGGAAAAGACTACACAGGTAAACAAGTATACGGTATAGGCTATCTCAACATTTAAAGTATTATTATTCAAAATGTGTAAAAGTCAATTTAAATAGCCATATGTTTCGTACAGAACGTTAGAGAACATCAACGGAGAGACACGGCCCATGTATACGAGACCAGTTTTTATACCTCAACGTCACGTTAATATGTAcacaagggggcagtatagcacCTCCGACCCCACCTGTAGATCATCATTACATGCCCACAATACATGAACTTGAGCATATCCAGaaattaaatgttaaatgttaagCAAATGTTATGTGAATGTTAAAGTCAATACATCAATGTCAAAAACATATTGAAAAATCCTTTAAGTGTAGGCTCCTGCTGAAAAGCAATTGGTGTATGCAACCAAGTGAAAATATCAATAACTCTACGCTCAACGCTAACGCTCTCCATAACAAAACCCCTCTCCCATTCCCTGCTTGACCAATCAACGATTATTGAATTGAACCTTTGGTCTGTGTTAATTCCGGATTAACTTTTAACAAAGTTTCACCCATCACATACAAAATGTACCTGCGTAAAGCCAAGTTTGATTCGCCTTTGCTTGAAAGCCTTTGCAaactgctccagctcctccaggtcgCTAGGCTCCTCTTGCGGTGGTAAAGCCATGTGCTTTGGCATCTGCAGGTGAGACAGGTCCATATGGTTGTCCATAGACGGCCCACCCAGACCGGAACGGTTCATAACCTGTAGTGGAGAGCGGGGGATTGTGAGCTCACCTTTTCTTTACATATTGTGTTTCATCATAAGCAAAACAACGttctattttttattctttatgGCTTGCTTTGCTTATTTCTTTCAATTATATGAAATGCTAAACTTTTCTTTCTTCAGCCATTATGAAAGATATGCTTTTGCCTCAACGCAAGAAAAAATGTACGCTTCCACCCATACTGACATGAGGTCCTAGTCTCCGGGCAACAAGGCTTCTTTAACTTATCTACTCCAGCCATCACATGTTTCCAAAACTGTTTATAATTATTTGAATACTTTTATACTTGGTTTATTAAAAACCGTCAACCCATGCAATAATCTCTTTCTAAATGAATTGGTATGCAAGAGCCTTAAAGTTCTGTTTCAATGTAACAAAGGGATCTTCAGATTCAGCACTTTTGGACAAACATAAAAAATCTAGACAAACCATAAATGTGCCAAAAGTATGATCAATACTTGAGGTAATTATTTCTCTTCTATGCGTTTATTAAGCCACTTTAGGACTGAGAGCAGCCAGGATGGTTTGATACCTGTGGGTTCAGGGTGAGCCCCtgctggtgctggaggaggctgGACTGACTCTGTGGTGGAAGAGACAGCAGGTTCTGCTGCAGAAAAGCTACAGACAAACAAAATGGAGTCAAATCATTCTGTAATACAATGTGATCATTCTTTTGTCTTCAAGGGTCAAACCATATTTGAACAGTTCAGGTCTTCCTATATCTAGGATGAGGACGTCGGAGCTGGTCTGGATTTAAAATGGGGTCCATCTGAGTCGGCCCTATCCCGTGTTTTGTAATTGTTGtcaatgtgttgttgttttttttgctcgcTGCTATTGCATTGCTGATTGCCTTCTGTTTGGACGTAAAAGTCACTGTAGGTTTAGGTGCAGACATTCTATGCTTGGTTGATTTGACAGCTACAGCCTCATCATCATAATCGTTTCCCTCGCAAACATAATCGTTAACACATCTCTATGACCTCGTCCTCAGGCGGGACCGCCCCGGTCCCAGAGTCGTTCATTTGGCTTGTTGGCCCAGACGGGGGAAAAGAAGGCtccagtgtgtaccttggtgacTAGTCTGTGACTGTGATAGCAGGTAGGAGGGCGATGAGAGGTGAGACGGAGGCATCAGAACCAGCTGCTGCATCGTGTGGAGAGAGGGCAGCTCCTGGTCATGAGGCAGAGAACATCAACTAGTAAGCGACATTATGTTATGCCCGATGCATCTGAACATATATTACAGCGGGTTGCAGCATGAAGGGTTATTCTGGATCCAGAAGTCCTACTACATTATAGCAGAGCTACTGTGGGGAGACGGCTCAGAGCCTGTGAGAGTTAAGCCTTGTATCCTGTGTCATTACGATTATCTACCCCCTGATCTACCCCCTGATCTACACCCTGATCTACACCATCCAGATCTACACCCTGATCTACACCATCCAGATCTACACCCTGACATACACCCTGTTCACCCAGACCTAAGCTTGTCTGCGATCAGACTTCAGATTTGAATCTTAAGCTGGATTTTTGAGACTATACACATAAAGGACTTCGCTGTTTTATCCTGCAACAGAAATAGCAACATGAATAAAATGCTGCCCTAAGTATTTCATTCTGAGTCAATCCGAAATATAAATAATGCCATGAAAGAATAATTGTCCATAGCAAATGTCCTACCCCAGTCAGCTGTCCACCGGGTAGGCCTATGGTTGAACCCTGTGTTGGGTGACATGTCTTCAGTGATAAGACAGAATGATGTGAGTCGTTGATGTCTTCCGTCTTAATctacaacaataaaacacatcaacacaggGAGGTACTAAAGTAGGATGGTGAGGTCTGACCTGTGGGCAGACTAATGCTAATGTAAGGCTGTGGCAGATCTTCCTCTGGacacctgtgtgtctctgttgacATGTTGCAAGCAGAGGAAACAAATTCCCAGGGCGCCTTCCCAGGAACACAACTTCAGTTAGCTCGCTGCTCATTAAACGAGCGGATTGTCACTCCTCCCTCAGGCTCACATGCAAATAGCGGCCGATACCTTTGATCACGCTGCCTAGCAACGCTGGAACCCGCCTGTCACTCAACCTGTGCCAAGTGGAATATTTGAAGTAAAAAAATAGCATGGCCGGAAAAGATTGGGAGTTTGTTTAAAAATGATGTTAATGTTGTGTAGAGCGGCTCATTATTGCCTGGAGATGTTAAGTATAGAAAATTCAGTTTAACCAGAAGACATGGATAGATAAATATTGGATTGGGGTTTATTGCTTCAAATTTACTGGATTGGTGGGAAAAAATCCTCAACAGAATGTGATGGGATTTAGCTAATGAGATCATCTTGATCTATTTTCCCTTGGCCAGTTAATACAAAATGGAGGCCTTTTTATCAATAAAGTTACTCAGCAAGCACTACAGTAaaagacaacacaacacattacaacgcaatacaatgcaataaaaaacaaaaatgtgatACAAAGGTTACAGATATATGTTAAAACAGCCAGAGTATGTAATGGTTAGGTAATGAGTGCTTTCTTTTAATTTAATGGGAAGACTATTCCAGTTGGCTCTTACCGAGagcactgtgtgtatgtatgtatgtaaaacACAGTCCCCTCTATTTCATTTTGAAAAATGCATATGATTGTGTAAAACATATAAACTGTTGATATTCTTACTCACTTGTCGATTGAAGTCTATTCCGTTCTGCTCTAAATCTTTATCAGAAAGGAAATATAGACATTTTTTAGTATAAGAAACATACATAAAATAACTTTCAAACTCAGTAACAATgacttgatttttttttctgatttacAACAgttatttgtaaaataaaattctGATCAGATTTCAATCCATTATTTAGAATtgacagagagatagaaagagagagagagagagagagagagagagagagagagagagagagagagagagagagagagagagagagagagagagagagagagagagagagagagagagagagagagagagagagagagggaggatatgAGTTAAAAGGCAGTGTAGGAGTGATGCTCAAATGTGTGCAAAGTAATCTCCCATTATTTGAATGTCAAATGTGGCCAGTGGGAGTGTGCTTTGAAAGGCAGTATGCCTGCAGGAGCCAACACAATAGAGATGGAGCCATTCCCCCCTAGTCCTTGTACCTAGCATCCCAACCCCCTACACAGCCAAACTTCCAGTATGTAAattacattcatgcaaatgagtATGGATCATTTCGACCCTTTACAAACTTTGCACCACTTTCAGTCGAATGTACTTTCCTAGAATCCCACAGGCTTGTTGTGAATtgaatcttgttttttttttactaatctTAACAATATGCTGCTTGTGTTTAGTTACTTTATGTGAGCTTAATATCCATTTTATGTCTTCCTccaatgttttttctttcttatggTTATTAGTTATAAAACATTATATTTTATGGTAAGGtggtttattatatatatatatataatataatataataaaataaagttatcTAAGTCATTTCTTCCTAGtgtatttttctctctcactcactcttaaAGTTCCACATTTGGTGGTTCCGTGTTTAAGTGTTTCGTTTTTGTCATCCAGTTACCCAGGGGCAGTGATCGTTTTTACTGCAAATAGCCCTGGGTACATCCTGGTGCAGCAACTGACGGAGTAAACATCTCTCTGTGTATTGAATGAATGCAGTTGCAATACCTTTACTAAACCAGTTGAACTAATATAGTAACTAACTGATGTAAACCTTATCCGTCTCCTTATTAGACCCTAATACGTTAAAAAGTCACAAGAACATATGACAACTACATCCAAAGGGATATTGATATAATTATGATATGTATTTACGTATATCAAAACATAACGGGAGGGATGTCTTTTaagagctacacacacacgtagttaAACTTTTTCCAAACAGTATTCATCCAATTTGCTATtaaaatagataataataataataataaaaattatgatattagtaatattaataattataaaagtaataataatatatttcaaATATAAAGCAAATCCGGTAAAGAATACATTTTGTACAGATTTCTGTCAGTATTATCACAAACAATGAGACTCATTTGGAATCTGAACAATAGATGTAGAAGTTATTTGATAAAAAGACTTCCCTAAATTCACCTATTTTACTAGATTTAAGTGAGATACATTTTAAAGGTTGTAAGTCAATGTTCTCGTTATGCTGAGGAGAAAGTAAAGATTAGTGTGGCCTTACCTGCTTGCTGGTCTGGCGACTCCGAGTTCTCAATCGTACCTGTGCTCATCTTAATACCTGTAATCATAAATATAGGTGATTTTCCTAACGGATTGAAACTTAACCAGCAGCATGTAGAACTAGACACCTAGTAAAATGATCTTGAGTCATTATAATAtgctgcccccaccctcccaAATGTCATCACTAGAAAAGTGCACATGTGAATGCTGGTTATATTCATCACATCTAGTGGACATTctgaagatacacacacacacacacacgttacatatatatatgtttgtgtgtatatatatacacacatatagatgtacgtatatgtacatataaatgttatttacatgtgtttgcatacatatttatgtatatgtacgtatgaatatatgtatttatgtttgtgtgtatgtatgtctgtatgtgtgtgtgtgtgtgtgtgtgtgtgtgtgtgtgtgtgtgtgtgtgtgtgtgtgtgtgtgtgtgtgtgtgagtgtgcggtaggggggggggattaactCACCAGGGCTGTCC from the Gadus macrocephalus chromosome 7, ASM3116895v1 genome contains:
- the pou2f3 gene encoding POU domain, class 2, transcription factor 3 isoform X2, whose product is MRSIILRQNKNLKDSPGIKMSTGTIENSESPDQQADLEQNGIDFNRQIKTEDINDSHHSVLSLKTCHPTQGSTIGLPGGQLTGELPSLHTMQQLVLMPPSHLSSPSYLLSQSQTSHQAFLQQNLLSLPPQSQSSLLQHQQGLTLNPQVMNRSGLGGPSMDNHMDLSHLQMPKHMALPPQEEPSDLEELEQFAKAFKQRRIKLGFTQGDVGLAMGKLYGNDFSQTTISRFEALNLSFKNMCKLKPLLEKWLSDAENSPADAMNSPASLPPLIEGYGRKRKKRTSIETNIKQTLEKRFLDNPKPNSEEITLISESLSMEKEVVRVWFCNRRQKEKRIYCPVATMAMKSHNFSNRMASSSRPFSPLASGGVSSSSSPNSASRGASPNIMSTCSTTLPSQVNQTYSAPGSWYRTWNPSPYH
- the pou2f3 gene encoding POU domain, class 2, transcription factor 3 isoform X1; translation: MRSIILRQNKNLKDSPGIKMSTGTIENSESPDQQADLEQNGIDFNRQIKTEDINDSHHSVLSLKTCHPTQGSTIGLPGGQLTGELPSLHTMQQLVLMPPSHLSSPSYLLSQSQTSHQAFLQQNLLSLPPQSQSSLLQHQQGLTLNPQVMNRSGLGGPSMDNHMDLSHLQMPKHMALPPQEEPSDLEELEQFAKAFKQRRIKLGFTQGDVGLAMGKLYGNDFSQTTISRFEALNLSFKNMCKLKPLLEKWLSDAENSPADAMNSPASLPPLIEGYGRKRKKRTSIETNIKQTLEKRFLDNPKPNSEEITLISESLSMEKEVVRVWFCNRRQKEKRIYCPVATMAMKSHNFSNRMASSSRPFSPLASGGGKWFNYNLFCFCTPHHASEQNTNHYASDMHVQCMLCSDVCVPLHHSDVLHVYCL